Proteins from one Shewanella pealeana ATCC 700345 genomic window:
- a CDS encoding DUF3010 family protein produces MTAQTVSGIFLKANEVRLVTLTGSRSEHQVIAPKVNKFSLVKNPSQAETREFVAQLQAYINEHNISKLVLNRRATTGQGAGGAGTFLMEGAILASIEVEIEFVHPATMRATDKRCSELKQVKPKTVDLGKAYDLAFECLAE; encoded by the coding sequence ATGACTGCACAGACCGTGAGTGGTATTTTTTTAAAAGCTAATGAAGTTAGGTTAGTCACCTTGACTGGAAGCAGAAGTGAACACCAAGTTATCGCACCTAAGGTAAACAAGTTCAGCCTAGTTAAAAACCCTAGCCAAGCAGAAACCCGTGAGTTTGTTGCCCAGCTACAGGCTTACATCAATGAGCATAATATCTCTAAGCTAGTACTTAATCGCCGCGCAACAACGGGGCAAGGTGCGGGTGGGGCAGGGACTTTTCTGATGGAAGGGGCTATTTTAGCTAGTATTGAAGTTGAGATTGAATTTGTTCACCCTGCAACAATGCGAGCCACAGATAAACGTTGTAGTGAACTCAAACAAGTTAAACCTAAGACCGTCGATTTAGGTAAGGCCTATGATCTAGCGTTTGAGTGCCTTGCCGAGTAA
- a CDS encoding peroxiredoxin family protein → MIKQLSKLGFIALLLLPLSALATDLKVGDMAPDFKLQATDGHFYQLSDYRGKQTLVLAWYPMANTHGCTLECKSLVEKGHLIRKFNAVYMMASVDDLEDNQAFAREQKADFPMLSDPSKETAKAYDVLNFVRVASRVTFYIGQDGKILKIDEDINAKTAAEDIAATLEELNIDKVNQEPVIQE, encoded by the coding sequence ATGATTAAACAGCTTTCAAAACTTGGGTTTATCGCATTACTCCTCCTGCCGTTAAGCGCACTGGCGACAGATCTAAAAGTCGGTGATATGGCGCCTGATTTTAAGTTGCAGGCAACCGATGGCCATTTTTATCAACTCAGTGATTACAGAGGTAAGCAGACCTTAGTGCTGGCCTGGTATCCGATGGCTAATACCCATGGTTGTACATTGGAATGTAAATCGTTAGTGGAGAAAGGTCATCTTATTCGCAAATTCAACGCCGTATATATGATGGCGAGCGTGGATGATTTAGAAGATAACCAAGCGTTCGCGCGTGAGCAAAAAGCCGATTTCCCAATGCTCAGCGACCCAAGTAAAGAGACCGCTAAGGCATACGATGTGCTGAACTTCGTTCGCGTCGCCAGTCGCGTTACTTTTTACATCGGCCAAGATGGCAAGATTTTGAAGATTGATGAAGATATCAATGCTAAAACAGCTGCTGAAGATATTGCGGCGACCTTAGAAGAGCTGAATATCGACAAGGTGAATCAAGAGCCAGTAATACAAGAGTAA
- a CDS encoding PA4780 family RIO1-like protein kinase: MKTPKRLQPLVDEGLIDEVIRPLMSGKEADVYIVRCGDDVRCAKIYKEADKRSFKKAVEYREGRKGRNSRRTRAMEKGSNYGRQEQEQAWQNAEVDALFRLANAGVRVPTPYGCFDGVLLMELITDEAGYVAPRLNDVSLTAEMATAHHALVMKDVQRMLCAGLIHGDLSEFNVLLDHTGPVIIDLPQAVDAAANNNAKRMLLRDVNNMTQYYGQFAPELLRSKYAQEMWLKFESGDLLPDTELTGQFVESEHSADIESVLAEIQAAFEEEQDRKARIQAETEDEY, translated from the coding sequence ATGAAAACCCCAAAACGACTCCAACCTCTGGTTGATGAAGGACTGATTGACGAAGTGATTCGTCCATTAATGAGCGGCAAAGAAGCCGATGTTTACATTGTTAGATGTGGCGACGATGTTCGCTGCGCCAAAATTTATAAAGAAGCAGATAAACGTAGCTTTAAAAAGGCCGTGGAATATCGAGAAGGTCGTAAAGGTCGTAACTCTCGCCGAACCCGTGCCATGGAGAAAGGCTCCAACTACGGTCGCCAAGAACAAGAACAGGCTTGGCAAAATGCCGAGGTTGATGCGCTGTTTCGCCTAGCGAATGCTGGCGTGCGTGTACCAACACCTTACGGTTGTTTCGACGGCGTGTTATTGATGGAGTTGATCACCGATGAAGCAGGTTACGTTGCGCCACGACTAAACGATGTAAGTCTGACTGCCGAAATGGCCACCGCCCACCATGCTTTGGTGATGAAAGATGTGCAACGTATGCTCTGTGCAGGCCTTATTCACGGCGATCTGTCTGAGTTTAACGTACTGCTTGATCATACAGGCCCGGTGATTATTGATCTGCCCCAAGCCGTCGATGCTGCGGCAAACAACAATGCTAAACGTATGCTACTGCGTGATGTGAATAATATGACTCAGTACTATGGCCAATTCGCGCCAGAACTGCTGCGCAGTAAATATGCCCAAGAGATGTGGCTCAAGTTTGAATCAGGTGATTTATTGCCTGACACTGAGTTAACAGGCCAGTTTGTTGAAAGTGAACATAGCGCAGACATTGAATCGGTATTAGCAGAGATCCAAGCAGCATTTGAAGAAGAGCAAGATCGTAAAGCGCGCATTCAAGCTGAAACTGAAGATGAGTATTAA
- a CDS encoding phospholipase A translates to MNKLAARLLAIGLCCSFNLYAHSETQTNKGEESETEASDSEIEVKPKQEVSLVDKRILEESATDDLPYVITPHKVNYILPVTYSASPNMAPFAEEAAEHPFTLDNMEAKFQISFKFPLWHNVFGDNGHLFAAYTNQSYWQVYNKEISSPFRETNHEPEIFMIFTNDWQLGPLKNSFWGFGAVHQSNGQSGSRSRSWNRLYGTMVFDNGPFALEAKAWWRIPEDEKETPESPKGDDNPDITDYMGNLELTGVYGLGEHRFTLMVRNYIQKPNYGALEFTWSYPILGNLRLYTQYFNGYGESLIDYNVHNQRIGIGVSINDIL, encoded by the coding sequence ATGAACAAATTAGCTGCGCGACTGTTAGCCATAGGCTTGTGCTGCTCTTTTAACCTTTATGCTCATAGTGAGACCCAAACTAACAAGGGTGAAGAAAGCGAAACTGAAGCGAGTGATTCCGAGATTGAAGTGAAGCCCAAGCAAGAGGTGTCTTTGGTTGATAAACGGATCTTGGAAGAAAGCGCAACTGATGATCTGCCTTATGTCATCACCCCCCATAAGGTGAATTATATTCTCCCCGTGACTTACAGTGCCTCGCCCAATATGGCACCTTTTGCAGAAGAAGCAGCCGAGCATCCGTTTACCTTAGATAATATGGAAGCCAAGTTTCAAATCAGCTTTAAGTTTCCACTTTGGCATAACGTCTTTGGCGATAATGGCCACTTGTTTGCGGCCTATACCAATCAGTCCTATTGGCAGGTGTACAACAAAGAGATCTCCTCGCCATTTAGAGAGACTAACCATGAGCCCGAGATCTTTATGATCTTTACCAACGACTGGCAACTTGGACCACTGAAAAATTCGTTTTGGGGTTTTGGTGCCGTGCATCAATCAAACGGTCAGTCTGGCTCGCGTTCACGCAGCTGGAACCGTTTATACGGCACCATGGTATTTGATAACGGCCCCTTCGCACTAGAAGCTAAGGCATGGTGGCGCATACCTGAAGATGAAAAGGAAACCCCTGAGTCACCCAAAGGCGATGATAACCCTGATATCACCGACTATATGGGCAATCTTGAACTCACTGGCGTATACGGCTTGGGCGAACACAGGTTCACCCTGATGGTTCGTAACTATATTCAAAAGCCTAACTATGGCGCACTTGAATTCACCTGGAGCTACCCAATCTTGGGTAACTTAAGGCTTTATACTCAATATTTTAATGGCTACGGTGAAAGTTTAATCGACTACAATGTACATAATCAGCGCATAGGTATCGGGGTTTCGATTAACGACATCTTATAA
- the cobA gene encoding uroporphyrinogen-III C-methyltransferase, with protein MEIVTLPGQAAGGKVWLVGAGPGDVDLLTVKAYRVLRNADAVLYDALVSEEILALIPKHAEKIAVGKRAGLHSAAQSEINQLLVTKAYTRKNVVRLKGGDPFIFGRGGEELETIVAAGVDFEVVPGITAASGTAAYAGIPLTHRDYAQGVSFITGHYKLESRPMDWQSYANPNNTLVIYMGILNAGLIKQGLLDAGRKAATPVAIVSKATTSQQRVFIGSLDNIDELASHPELVMPALMVIGEVVELADSLNWFTPQANQIKHSDLAAQIK; from the coding sequence ATGGAGATTGTAACTTTACCGGGTCAAGCCGCTGGAGGAAAAGTATGGCTAGTGGGAGCGGGTCCTGGTGATGTCGATCTGCTGACGGTAAAAGCCTATCGGGTGCTGCGAAATGCCGACGCGGTACTTTACGACGCGCTCGTTAGTGAAGAGATCCTTGCGCTAATCCCCAAGCATGCTGAGAAAATAGCCGTTGGTAAACGAGCAGGCCTTCACAGTGCGGCACAAAGCGAGATTAATCAGCTACTGGTGACCAAGGCCTACACTCGCAAGAATGTGGTGCGCTTAAAGGGTGGCGATCCATTTATTTTCGGCCGTGGTGGTGAAGAGCTAGAAACTATCGTTGCTGCGGGTGTTGATTTCGAGGTTGTGCCAGGTATTACCGCTGCAAGCGGCACGGCAGCATATGCTGGTATCCCATTAACCCATAGGGATTACGCTCAAGGCGTGAGCTTTATTACCGGCCATTACAAGTTAGAGAGCCGACCTATGGATTGGCAAAGTTATGCCAATCCTAATAATACCTTAGTGATCTATATGGGGATCTTAAACGCAGGGCTAATCAAGCAAGGCTTGCTCGATGCGGGGAGAAAGGCTGCAACGCCTGTGGCCATCGTATCGAAAGCGACCACGAGCCAGCAGCGGGTCTTTATCGGTAGCTTAGACAATATAGACGAGCTAGCCAGCCATCCAGAGCTTGTTATGCCTGCTTTGATGGTTATCGGTGAGGTGGTTGAATTAGCCGATAGCCTAAATTGGTTTACGCCACAGGCAAACCAGATTAAGCATTCTGATTTAGCTGCACAAATTAAATAA
- the cysD gene encoding sulfate adenylyltransferase subunit CysD, with translation MAAKELSHLQQLEAESIQIIREVAAEFDNPVMMYSIGKDSSVMLHLARKAFYPGKIPFPLLHVDTDWKFKEMIAFRDEQAKEFGFELLVHKNPEGLEMGISPFEHGSAKHTDIMKTQGLKQALNKYGFDAAFGGARRDEEKSRAKERVYSFRDKHHTWDPKNQRPELWRTYNGAVNKGESIRVFPLSNWTELDIWQYIYQENIQLVPLYFAQKRPVVERDGMMIMVDDDRMPLAEGEQPKEELVRFRTLGCYPLTGAMHSEADTLEKIIEEMLLTRSSERQGRLIDSDQSASMELKKRQGYF, from the coding sequence ATGGCCGCGAAAGAGTTAAGCCATTTGCAACAACTGGAAGCTGAGAGCATTCAAATCATCCGCGAAGTGGCGGCTGAGTTTGATAACCCAGTCATGATGTATTCCATCGGTAAGGACTCTTCTGTGATGCTCCATCTAGCTCGCAAAGCTTTCTATCCAGGGAAGATCCCATTTCCTTTGTTGCACGTAGACACAGACTGGAAATTTAAAGAGATGATCGCCTTTCGTGATGAGCAGGCGAAAGAGTTTGGCTTTGAACTCTTAGTTCACAAGAACCCTGAAGGTCTGGAGATGGGGATCAGCCCATTTGAACATGGCAGTGCTAAGCACACCGACATCATGAAGACCCAAGGCCTAAAGCAGGCGCTGAATAAGTATGGCTTCGACGCCGCCTTTGGTGGCGCGCGCCGCGATGAAGAAAAGTCTCGTGCGAAAGAGCGTGTCTATTCATTCCGCGACAAGCACCATACTTGGGATCCTAAGAACCAGCGACCAGAGTTATGGCGTACCTACAATGGTGCGGTCAATAAAGGCGAAAGCATTCGCGTATTCCCACTGTCGAACTGGACTGAGCTGGATATTTGGCAATATATCTATCAAGAAAATATTCAATTAGTGCCGCTGTATTTCGCTCAGAAGCGACCTGTTGTTGAGCGTGATGGCATGATGATAATGGTTGATGATGACAGAATGCCATTGGCTGAAGGCGAACAACCTAAAGAGGAATTGGTTCGCTTTAGAACATTAGGTTGTTACCCGCTCACAGGTGCTATGCATTCAGAGGCCGACACACTTGAGAAGATTATCGAAGAGATGCTACTGACCCGCTCGAGTGAACGTCAGGGCAGGCTTATCGATTCAGATCAGAGTGCGTCGATGGAACTGAAAAAACGTCAGGGGTATTTCTAA
- the cysN gene encoding sulfate adenylyltransferase subunit CysN has protein sequence MNQAVNNNARLAAELEDLGVKEYLSQQQHKGLLRFLTCGSVDDGKSTLIGRLLHDSAQIYEDQLASLKSDSAKLGTTGEEVDLALLVDGLQAEREQGITIDVAYRYFSSDKRKFIIADTPGHEQYTRNMATGASTCDLAVLLVDARYGVQTQTRRHAFIASQLGIRHFVVAVNKMDLLGFDEKVFNDIRAEFAQFAEQLGDIEIRYVPLSALKGDNVVDASCQTPWYSGGTLLELLETIDTRRELNSLPVRFPVQYVQRPDLDFRGFSGTLASGVINVGDELVALPSGKRSKVARIVTFDGDLPQAIAGQAVTLTLEDEIDISRGDLLSQVADAPALANHVSADIAWMDEKPLQLGQLYDLKVAGKKLQASVVKIEYVADINTLEHNDSTHIGLNDMARVTLELNESIAIDPYTLVRDTGGMILIDRLSNATVAAVMAVSSTKEQKTAQQYSEFELELNALIRKQYPHWNAIDISKVEG, from the coding sequence ATGAATCAAGCAGTAAATAATAACGCGCGCCTGGCGGCAGAACTTGAAGATTTAGGTGTGAAAGAATACCTATCACAACAGCAGCATAAAGGGCTATTACGCTTCTTAACTTGTGGCAGTGTCGATGACGGCAAGAGTACCCTAATCGGCCGTTTGCTACATGACAGTGCACAAATTTATGAAGACCAACTGGCCAGTCTAAAGAGTGACAGTGCCAAGTTGGGTACAACAGGTGAAGAGGTCGACTTAGCCCTGCTGGTGGATGGTCTGCAAGCGGAGCGCGAGCAGGGCATCACTATCGATGTAGCGTATCGTTATTTCTCCAGTGACAAGCGTAAGTTCATTATTGCCGACACCCCGGGTCACGAGCAATACACTCGCAACATGGCTACAGGTGCTTCGACTTGTGACTTAGCCGTACTCTTGGTCGATGCGCGTTATGGGGTACAAACTCAAACACGTCGTCACGCTTTTATCGCATCCCAGCTAGGTATTCGTCACTTTGTTGTGGCAGTAAACAAGATGGATCTGCTTGGTTTCGATGAGAAAGTCTTTAACGATATTCGCGCTGAGTTTGCCCAGTTTGCAGAGCAGTTAGGTGATATCGAAATTCGCTACGTACCCCTGTCAGCCTTAAAAGGTGACAACGTCGTCGATGCCAGCTGTCAAACTCCTTGGTATAGCGGCGGCACCTTACTAGAGCTACTAGAAACGATTGATACCCGTCGTGAACTTAACAGCCTACCAGTGCGTTTTCCGGTGCAATATGTACAGCGTCCAGATCTGGATTTTCGTGGCTTTTCCGGCACGCTGGCATCGGGCGTAATTAACGTCGGTGACGAGTTGGTGGCACTGCCATCGGGCAAGCGCAGCAAGGTTGCCCGTATTGTGACCTTCGATGGTGATCTGCCGCAGGCGATTGCGGGCCAAGCGGTGACCTTAACCCTTGAAGATGAGATTGATATTTCAAGAGGCGATCTGTTGTCGCAGGTAGCTGACGCTCCAGCATTGGCTAACCACGTAAGCGCAGATATCGCTTGGATGGATGAAAAACCACTACAGCTAGGTCAGTTGTATGATCTAAAAGTGGCAGGTAAAAAGCTGCAAGCGAGCGTAGTCAAAATTGAATATGTGGCCGATATTAATACCTTAGAGCATAACGACAGCACTCATATTGGCCTTAATGATATGGCGCGAGTTACGCTCGAACTGAATGAGTCAATTGCTATCGACCCTTACACCTTGGTGCGTGATACTGGCGGCATGATCTTAATCGATCGCCTGTCTAACGCGACGGTTGCGGCTGTCATGGCAGTATCGAGCACCAAAGAGCAGAAAACCGCTCAGCAATACAGTGAATTTGAGCTAGAGCTTAATGCGTTAATTCGTAAGCAGTATCCTCACTGGAATGCGATCGACATCAGTAAGGTCGAGGGTTAA
- a CDS encoding SLC13 family permease: protein MPELWVLSCILFALVIALMAGLWTPAALFFIASLTTYLLGMVELETALSSFTNASLVTLVLLIMSTAALEKTSLLGKLSQVIGRGSLASTMAKLGISTALLSSFTNNTAVVASLIAVVRRNQAHAPAKLLLPLSYAAILGGTLTLIGTSTNLIVNSFVENAGLVPLGFFEFSMIGIVIVTAGVGLLVLLANWLPDRRDESLDEALPYLLEARVAKESKLIGKSVQDNRLRALKKLYLVELERSGIRICPVPPHLVLQSEDILRFSGAVESVELLHQFDGLEWFGKQQAKGQNLIEAVLAPSSTLVGRSLKQSTFREKFDGAVLAIRRGHQPLKGGLGDIELQAGDVLLVTPGDGFCSNTKLASEFAAVSGLDLSVRLDPRRSQWVLAGFLVTILASLTGVLPLVKGLILLLMSYIAIGAVSLSELKRRFPFELVVIVGSALSLANLMLSTGLADDIASFILGAINGYGVFAAFVAVYFMTLLLTELITNNAAAALAFPVAYAIALSYGVDTRPFILAVVFGASASFISPYGYQTNLMVYNAGNYRFSDFVRVGLPLSLLYSAIVLLLVPVFFPF, encoded by the coding sequence GTGCCTGAATTGTGGGTGTTATCGTGCATATTGTTTGCCTTAGTCATCGCCTTAATGGCGGGGCTATGGACACCTGCTGCGCTGTTTTTTATCGCATCGTTAACCACTTACCTGCTTGGCATGGTGGAGCTTGAAACTGCGCTTTCAAGTTTTACCAATGCCAGCTTAGTCACTTTAGTGCTGTTGATCATGTCGACAGCCGCGCTAGAGAAGACATCGCTCCTTGGCAAGTTGAGTCAAGTGATAGGGCGAGGCTCATTGGCATCGACCATGGCAAAGCTTGGTATTTCAACCGCCTTGCTGTCATCGTTTACCAATAACACCGCGGTGGTGGCTTCGCTCATTGCTGTTGTGCGTAGAAACCAAGCCCATGCACCGGCTAAGTTGTTACTGCCACTGTCTTACGCGGCGATTTTGGGGGGCACTTTGACCCTGATCGGCACCTCGACCAATTTGATTGTGAACTCCTTTGTCGAGAACGCGGGCTTGGTGCCTTTAGGCTTTTTTGAGTTTTCCATGATTGGCATAGTGATTGTCACCGCCGGCGTTGGTTTATTGGTGCTATTAGCCAATTGGCTGCCCGATAGACGCGATGAGAGTCTGGATGAAGCCTTGCCCTATCTGCTCGAAGCCAGAGTGGCGAAAGAGTCAAAGTTGATAGGCAAGAGCGTACAAGATAATCGCTTACGCGCGCTGAAAAAACTGTATCTGGTTGAGCTTGAGCGCAGCGGCATTCGCATCTGCCCGGTGCCGCCTCACTTGGTACTGCAAAGCGAAGATATTTTACGCTTTAGTGGCGCGGTGGAATCGGTTGAATTGCTGCATCAATTCGACGGCCTAGAGTGGTTTGGTAAACAGCAGGCAAAGGGACAGAACCTGATAGAAGCGGTACTAGCACCGAGTTCAACCTTAGTCGGTCGCTCATTAAAGCAGTCGACCTTTAGAGAGAAGTTTGATGGTGCAGTACTCGCGATTCGTCGCGGTCATCAACCTTTAAAAGGTGGTCTTGGAGACATAGAGTTACAAGCGGGAGATGTGCTACTCGTCACCCCTGGAGATGGTTTTTGCAGTAACACTAAGTTGGCATCAGAGTTTGCCGCCGTAAGTGGTTTAGATTTGAGTGTCAGGCTGGATCCTCGCCGCAGCCAATGGGTACTAGCTGGCTTTCTAGTGACGATTTTGGCCAGCCTCACAGGTGTCCTCCCTTTGGTTAAGGGGCTTATTTTGCTCTTGATGAGCTATATCGCCATCGGGGCGGTGAGTTTATCTGAACTGAAAAGGCGTTTTCCTTTCGAGCTGGTGGTCATAGTCGGCAGCGCTTTAAGCCTAGCTAATCTGATGCTCTCGACTGGACTTGCCGATGACATCGCCTCATTTATCTTGGGGGCGATTAATGGCTACGGAGTATTTGCAGCGTTTGTGGCCGTGTATTTTATGACGCTGCTACTGACAGAGCTTATCACCAATAATGCCGCTGCGGCGCTAGCTTTTCCGGTCGCTTATGCCATCGCCCTGAGTTACGGCGTCGATACTCGCCCGTTTATTTTAGCAGTGGTATTTGGCGCCAGTGCTAGCTTTATTTCGCCCTATGGTTATCAGACCAACTTGATGGTCTATAACGCGGGCAACTATCGATTTAGTGATTTTGTACGTGTTGGACTGCCGTTGTCGTTGCTGTACTCGGCAATTGTATTGTTATTGGTACCCGTGTTTTTTCCATTTTAA